From Streptomyces sp. NBC_00370, a single genomic window includes:
- a CDS encoding serine/threonine-protein kinase, which yields MADDTRLIQGRYRLLELIGRGGMGEVWLARDESLGRRVAVKCLKPLGPEQDHSFTRIMRERFRREARVAAGLQHRGVTVVHDFGEYEGVLYLVMELLEGRDLGQLMAANDQRPLPVADVVDIAEQVADALAYTHRQGIVHRDLKPANIMRLPDGAVKICDFGIARLGHDVGFSAKLTGTGVAMGTPHYMSPEQIGGGNVDHRSDLYSLGCVLYELATGAPPFDLGDAWSVLVGHRDTAPEPPRSHRPDLPAYFDRIVLDLLAKEPDERPADAGELRRRIGVARSTAGPGAPAQDHGPQPAAHPPRDTPAAIGAGPPQGHRLPAWTRGMTTGHKATGTTLLRTTPPDQLVPDPTAALTGEWISAPAAGGDLSSAQRPTPPPEQLAALTARHNAGLRLGRLGQWEEAGETHRAVAAERAQILGPDHPDTLDSRYEIGFTLSKTGRAADALHEFGQVAEGRGRSLGPDHPETLAARQETAYVLGRLSRHFEAHEVYAAVLASRERTMGPDHPDTLRCRHNLAFNLSRLGRIEDSYRMALEVAAARGRVLGADHPETLVTRYEVAYALGRLGRWAEALTGYREVAAARALALGPDHRDTLATRYEIGICLGRLGRSEEALELYRGLTGDRTRIQGPADPETLRARHGLGVNLGRLARWEEALAESRDVSAIRARVLGPDHPDTLVSLREVAVGLGWLGRWTDALTAYRQVADGRARVLGADHPDTLSSRNDEAHCLEQLGRTAEAVELYRQVAALRRRHDDSS from the coding sequence ATGGCGGACGACACCAGGCTGATCCAGGGCCGGTACCGACTGCTCGAACTCATCGGGCGCGGCGGGATGGGCGAGGTGTGGCTGGCGCGCGACGAATCGCTCGGCCGGCGCGTCGCGGTGAAGTGCCTCAAACCGCTCGGACCCGAACAGGACCACTCCTTCACCCGGATCATGCGCGAGCGCTTCCGCCGCGAGGCCAGGGTCGCCGCCGGGCTGCAGCACCGCGGCGTCACCGTCGTCCACGACTTCGGCGAGTACGAAGGCGTCCTGTACCTCGTCATGGAACTGCTCGAAGGCCGGGACCTCGGCCAGCTGATGGCCGCCAACGACCAACGGCCGCTGCCGGTGGCCGACGTCGTCGACATCGCCGAACAGGTCGCCGACGCCCTCGCCTACACGCACCGGCAGGGCATCGTGCACCGCGACCTGAAGCCCGCCAACATCATGCGGCTGCCCGACGGTGCCGTGAAGATATGCGACTTCGGCATAGCGCGCCTCGGCCACGACGTCGGCTTCAGCGCCAAACTCACCGGTACGGGCGTGGCGATGGGCACCCCGCACTACATGTCGCCCGAGCAGATCGGCGGCGGCAACGTCGACCACCGCAGCGACCTCTACTCGCTCGGCTGCGTCCTGTACGAACTGGCCACCGGAGCGCCTCCGTTCGACCTCGGCGACGCCTGGTCCGTGCTGGTCGGCCACCGGGACACCGCCCCCGAGCCGCCCCGCAGCCACCGCCCCGACCTGCCCGCGTACTTCGACCGGATCGTCCTCGACCTGCTGGCCAAGGAGCCCGACGAGCGGCCCGCCGACGCGGGCGAGCTGCGCCGGCGCATCGGCGTGGCACGCTCCACCGCGGGACCCGGCGCCCCCGCACAGGACCACGGGCCGCAGCCGGCGGCCCACCCGCCCCGCGACACACCGGCGGCGATCGGCGCCGGACCGCCGCAGGGCCACCGGCTGCCGGCCTGGACCCGGGGCATGACGACCGGGCACAAGGCGACCGGCACCACGCTGCTGCGCACCACCCCGCCCGACCAGCTCGTCCCCGACCCCACGGCGGCACTGACCGGCGAGTGGATCAGCGCGCCGGCCGCCGGGGGAGACCTGTCGTCGGCGCAGCGCCCCACCCCGCCGCCGGAACAGCTCGCCGCGCTCACCGCCCGGCACAACGCCGGGCTGCGGCTGGGCAGACTCGGCCAGTGGGAGGAGGCGGGCGAGACGCACCGCGCCGTCGCCGCCGAGCGCGCCCAGATCCTCGGCCCCGACCACCCCGACACGCTGGACAGCAGGTACGAGATCGGCTTCACCCTCAGCAAGACGGGCCGGGCCGCCGACGCGCTGCACGAATTCGGCCAGGTCGCCGAGGGCCGCGGGCGCAGCCTCGGCCCCGACCACCCGGAGACCCTGGCCGCCCGCCAGGAGACCGCGTACGTACTCGGACGGCTCAGCCGGCACTTCGAGGCGCACGAGGTGTACGCGGCGGTGCTCGCCTCCCGTGAGCGCACCATGGGCCCCGACCACCCGGACACCCTGCGCTGCCGGCACAACCTCGCCTTCAACCTCAGCAGGCTCGGCCGGATCGAGGACTCCTACCGGATGGCCCTGGAGGTCGCAGCCGCCCGCGGCCGGGTACTGGGCGCCGACCATCCCGAGACGCTGGTGACCCGCTACGAGGTCGCCTACGCGCTCGGCAGGCTCGGCCGCTGGGCCGAGGCGCTGACCGGCTACCGCGAGGTCGCCGCGGCCCGCGCGCTCGCGCTCGGCCCCGACCACCGGGACACCCTCGCCACCCGCTACGAGATCGGCATCTGCCTGGGCAGGCTCGGCCGCAGCGAGGAGGCCCTGGAGCTGTACCGCGGCCTCACGGGCGACCGGACCCGGATCCAGGGCCCCGCCGACCCGGAGACGCTGCGCGCCAGACACGGCCTGGGCGTCAACCTCGGCAGGCTGGCCCGCTGGGAGGAGGCTCTGGCCGAATCGCGCGACGTGTCGGCGATCCGGGCCAGGGTGCTGGGCCCCGACCACCCCGACACGCTCGTCAGCCTGCGCGAGGTGGCCGTCGGCCTCGGCTGGCTCGGCCGCTGGACCGACGCCCTGACCGCCTACCGGCAGGTCGCCGACGGCAGGGCCAGGGTGCTGGGCGCCGACCACCCCGACACGCTGTCCAGCCGCAACGACGAGGCGCACTGTCTGGAGCAACTGGGCCGCACGGCCGAGGCGGTGGAGCTGTACCGGCAGGTGGCGGCGCTGCGGCGGCGCCACGACGACAGTTCCTGA